A genomic window from Streptomyces sp. WMMC940 includes:
- a CDS encoding FHA domain-containing protein FhaB/FipA: MSELTLTVMRLGFLAVLWLFVIVAVQVIRSDLFGTRVTQRGSRRNADARPQQAARQAAAPPQQRQQATRQRRGAPTKLVVTEGSLTGTTVALQGQTITLGRAHDSTIVLDDDYASSRHARIYPDRDGQWIVEDLGSTNGTYLDRTRLTTPTPIPPGAPIRIGKTVIELRK, encoded by the coding sequence CTGACCCTGACGGTCATGCGGCTGGGTTTCCTGGCCGTTCTGTGGCTGTTCGTCATCGTGGCCGTCCAGGTCATCCGTAGCGACCTGTTCGGCACCCGCGTCACGCAGCGCGGCTCGCGCCGCAACGCCGACGCTCGGCCGCAGCAGGCCGCGCGCCAGGCGGCCGCGCCTCCTCAGCAGCGCCAGCAGGCGACGCGCCAGCGCCGGGGGGCGCCCACCAAGCTGGTCGTCACCGAAGGCTCCCTCACCGGCACCACGGTCGCGCTGCAGGGTCAGACGATCACGCTGGGCCGTGCGCACGATTCCACCATCGTGCTGGACGACGACTACGCCTCCAGTCGGCATGCCAGGATCTACCCGGACCGTGACGGCCAGTGGATCGTCGAGGACCTCGGGTCCACCAACGGCACGTATCTCGACCGGACCCGGCTCACCACCCCGACACCGATTCCGCCGGGCGCGCCGATCCGCATCGGCAAGACCGTCATCGAGCTGCGGAAGTAG